Proteins encoded in a region of the Paenibacillus sp. W2I17 genome:
- a CDS encoding LysR family transcriptional regulator produces MTLYQLEVFLAVVQTGSFTRAGELLHTSQSGVSHTIAFDDTTCCAS; encoded by the coding sequence ATGACTTTATACCAATTAGAGGTATTTCTAGCCGTTGTTCAAACGGGAAGCTTCACCCGAGCAGGAGAACTTCTGCATACCAGCCAATCGGGCGTTAGCCATACGATTGCTTTCGATGATACTACCTGCTGTGCCAGCTAA
- a CDS encoding MBL fold metallo-hydrolase, with the protein MHIQLVRNATIIVHYAGKKFLVDPLLADKGLYDPFSAGIREDLRNPIIDLPMTVYDIVKDVDAVILTHLHLDHYDDIAKAVLPKGIKVFVQNEEDAKQVESDGFQQVEVLTEDTLFEGIQLIKTKGEHGRGKDLLRMMGQVCGVVFKHANEKTLYLAGDTVWYEGVQKEIISHTPEIIVLNAGNNSLHDWGSLIMGKEDVYEVYKAAPNAKIISVHMEAVNHWTLSRKELKSFGEEKGFTSSLFVPEDGESYTF; encoded by the coding sequence ATGCACATTCAACTCGTTCGAAATGCAACAATCATTGTTCATTATGCAGGTAAAAAGTTCCTAGTCGATCCATTACTCGCGGACAAGGGTCTATATGATCCATTCTCGGCCGGGATCAGAGAGGATTTGAGAAATCCTATAATTGACTTGCCCATGACCGTTTACGATATCGTTAAAGATGTCGATGCTGTTATTCTGACTCATTTGCATCTGGATCACTACGATGATATAGCCAAAGCAGTGCTTCCAAAAGGCATCAAAGTTTTTGTACAAAACGAAGAAGATGCTAAACAAGTTGAAAGTGATGGTTTTCAACAAGTAGAAGTACTTACTGAAGATACCCTTTTTGAAGGTATTCAGTTAATTAAAACAAAAGGCGAGCACGGCAGAGGGAAAGATTTATTAAGAATGATGGGACAGGTATGTGGTGTCGTCTTCAAACATGCCAACGAGAAGACGTTGTACCTTGCCGGAGATACAGTATGGTATGAAGGTGTCCAAAAAGAAATCATTTCCCATACTCCTGAGATTATCGTGTTGAACGCTGGAAATAATAGTTTGCATGATTGGGGCTCACTTATAATGGGCAAAGAAGATGTTTACGAGGTGTATAAGGCGGCTCCCAACGCCAAAATTATCTCTGTCCATATGGAAGCCGTTAATCATTGGACATTATCTAGAAAAGAACTAAAAAGCTTTGGAGAAGAAAAGGGATTTACCTCTAGCTTATTCGTTCCCGAAGACGGCGAATCGTACACTTTTTAA
- a CDS encoding universal stress protein produces MFDKIMVAIDKAEITNKLIDATVEIAQNKQTQVTLVNVSQDYVSNGMTYVPENFLEDILNEMEKASLELLHQVKSKLKTAGVNPETVQLKGDPGHEILNYARDTEQQLIIIGSRGLRGIKEMMLGSVSHKVSQLSSCAVLIVH; encoded by the coding sequence ATGTTTGACAAAATTATGGTGGCCATTGATAAAGCTGAAATAACGAACAAACTCATTGATGCAACCGTTGAAATAGCCCAAAATAAACAAACTCAAGTTACCTTGGTTAATGTCAGCCAGGATTATGTGTCAAATGGCATGACATATGTACCAGAGAATTTTTTGGAAGACATACTGAACGAAATGGAAAAAGCGAGCTTAGAACTGTTGCATCAAGTCAAATCTAAATTAAAGACTGCGGGGGTTAACCCGGAAACTGTTCAGCTTAAGGGAGATCCTGGGCATGAAATATTGAATTATGCAAGGGATACCGAGCAGCAACTTATTATTATCGGAAGTCGTGGGCTAAGGGGCATAAAAGAAATGATGCTTGGAAGTGTCAGCCACAAGGTTTCACAGCTATCAAGTTGCGCGGTCCTCATTGTACATTAA
- a CDS encoding sensor histidine kinase KdpD produces MLMSHAIANLVDNAIKYSGSPSLIELKLEHTTSEIVIRIRDQGIGIAGDELERLQERFYRAKNASTANGSGRCKRTNTL; encoded by the coding sequence ATGCTGATGTCCCATGCGATCGCCAACCTTGTAGACAATGCCATCAAATATTCAGGCAGTCCATCGCTAATCGAATTGAAGTTGGAACATACGACAAGCGAGATAGTTATACGGATACGTGATCAAGGTATCGGTATCGCGGGCGATGAGCTGGAGAGACTGCAGGAACGTTTTTACCGAGCGAAAAATGCAAGCACAGCGAACGGTTCAGGTCGATGTAAAAGAACGAATACCCTTTGA
- a CDS encoding MFS transporter translates to MNQMNPKLWSKNFIILSSVNFIMTLIFFLLNATITLYAINEFDASTGQAGIVAGIFIIGSLLGRLFTGRRIPSKKVLMTSLFLLILTTLLYFVHLNVIFLILNRLLNGITVGIISTIVSTVVVLSLPASRKGEGISYFAISTALATGIGPFIGLVLSRNSNFDMIFSLSLLLGIFSLVIAFFLKFPAIYKIEKNNKKGIKISDFIEPKAMPIAIIIFFMTFCFSGIVSYLNIYALELGLVDTASFFFMVYTFFVLISRPFTGRIMDKRGANIIIYPSLIIYGVGMLLLSSVNNSFTLLLAGALVALGFGNISSVTQAIAINLAEPHRVGLATATFFIFYDLGNGFGPSIIGLIIPATGYSGLYVILGLIVLATFFLYYMLYGKKEGKIQNQVVD, encoded by the coding sequence ATGAACCAAATGAATCCTAAACTGTGGTCGAAAAACTTTATTATTCTTTCGTCTGTCAATTTCATTATGACATTAATTTTCTTTTTATTAAACGCGACAATCACTCTTTATGCCATTAATGAATTTGACGCATCAACCGGCCAAGCTGGTATCGTCGCAGGTATTTTTATTATCGGTTCTTTATTAGGGCGTTTGTTTACAGGACGTCGTATACCTTCCAAAAAAGTCTTGATGACCAGCTTGTTTTTATTAATTTTAACAACATTACTTTATTTCGTTCATCTCAATGTTATCTTTCTCATCTTAAATCGGCTTTTAAACGGGATCACAGTGGGTATTATATCTACAATTGTGAGCACGGTTGTTGTATTAAGCCTTCCTGCATCACGAAAAGGTGAAGGGATAAGTTATTTTGCCATTAGTACGGCCTTGGCCACAGGAATCGGTCCATTTATTGGTTTAGTTTTGAGTCGAAATTCAAACTTTGATATGATTTTTTCTTTAAGCTTATTGCTTGGAATTTTTAGTTTAGTAATCGCATTTTTTCTGAAGTTTCCCGCAATATACAAGATTGAGAAGAACAATAAAAAGGGAATAAAAATCTCTGACTTTATTGAGCCAAAAGCAATGCCTATAGCAATTATTATTTTTTTCATGACTTTTTGTTTTTCCGGTATAGTTTCATATTTAAATATTTATGCTTTGGAGTTAGGGTTAGTAGACACAGCAAGTTTCTTCTTTATGGTATATACTTTTTTTGTCTTAATATCACGACCTTTTACTGGACGAATAATGGACAAAAGAGGAGCTAACATTATCATATATCCGTCTCTTATTATATATGGAGTAGGGATGCTTCTTTTAAGCTCAGTTAACAATAGCTTTACATTGTTATTGGCAGGAGCATTAGTTGCATTGGGATTTGGTAATATTTCTTCCGTAACTCAAGCCATAGCCATCAATTTAGCTGAACCTCACCGAGTTGGCTTAGCAACTGCGACGTTCTTTATATTTTATGATCTCGGGAACGGATTTGGCCCATCTATTATCGGTTTGATAATTCCAGCTACAGGATATAGTGGTTTGTATGTAATACTTGGATTAATTGTTTTAGCTACATTTTTTCTATATTACATGTTGTATGGAAAAAAAGAAGGTAAAATCCAAAATCAAGTGGTGGACTAA
- a CDS encoding collagen-like protein — MAILSTGPIENNPVSGVRPTQQLTIKMDNRDLINSADILIQGYYLDGARMLYVHELINVNPNEVITKNYDGDFNAFEFVFTTSGLAEDQTGISVWGKNVEGQLVIPHRIVSSELLGANEVTGPPGTTGATGAIGPTGATGVTGATGAPGTIEPNATIVGVGPNVSSQFNELRTNEKTPIIELTSVYGLSNLRDIVLTLGDATVGSNNTEFQLTTTISGSDIAILQSSERGRYESGLAGEIGIGARLPAPPTGTQVVRWGAFDDQNGLFFGQSVANGIFVAIRRASVDTIIPQTSWNVDKLDGTGPSGATLSLSKGNIFQIVFTWYGYGVIEFRVVIPDPTTLAQEVIIVHRFSPNGQTSLTDPNLPLRAEIFNNGTESELNLFVGGRQYSVLGKYNPVFRVTSERRTVTATGSLTPILSFQRKTSFPPGSGRANSVSVKLESIDLITTDDIYYQIILGGTINGGFVNFPTATTNIPTSETALLINNTLTTIADGQVLLQGLVAGVAGSVRISASSSLLDFQLPDSEIVTLAVANLSGGTNPVTATFSLTEEW, encoded by the coding sequence ATGGCTATTTTATCAACCGGACCGATTGAGAATAATCCGGTCAGTGGTGTAAGGCCAACGCAGCAACTGACAATTAAAATGGATAATCGAGATTTAATCAATAGTGCCGATATCTTGATTCAAGGATATTATCTAGACGGAGCTCGGATGTTGTACGTACACGAACTCATTAATGTGAATCCAAATGAAGTGATAACGAAGAATTATGATGGGGACTTTAATGCTTTTGAATTTGTCTTTACAACGAGCGGTTTAGCAGAAGATCAGACGGGAATCTCGGTTTGGGGAAAAAATGTAGAAGGGCAACTTGTAATTCCCCATCGCATTGTATCTTCAGAATTGCTAGGCGCAAATGAAGTAACAGGACCCCCAGGAACAACGGGAGCTACAGGAGCCATAGGACCCACTGGGGCTACAGGAGTTACAGGAGCAACGGGAGCACCAGGTACGATTGAGCCTAATGCGACCATCGTGGGAGTAGGACCAAATGTTAGCTCTCAATTTAACGAATTAAGAACCAACGAAAAAACGCCGATTATTGAGTTGACTTCTGTATATGGCTTATCCAACCTAAGAGACATTGTTTTAACATTGGGCGATGCTACAGTCGGAAGTAATAATACTGAATTTCAATTAACCACAACTATATCCGGATCTGACATTGCTATTCTTCAAAGCTCGGAGAGAGGAAGGTATGAATCAGGTTTAGCGGGAGAAATAGGAATTGGTGCTCGTTTACCAGCTCCACCGACAGGGACCCAAGTGGTTAGATGGGGCGCTTTTGACGATCAGAACGGCTTATTCTTTGGACAGAGCGTAGCGAATGGAATATTTGTAGCGATCAGAAGAGCAAGTGTTGATACTATTATTCCTCAAACATCTTGGAATGTGGATAAATTAGATGGAACAGGTCCGAGTGGCGCGACGCTTAGTTTATCTAAAGGGAATATATTTCAAATCGTATTTACATGGTATGGGTATGGAGTAATCGAATTTAGAGTCGTCATCCCTGATCCTACAACTTTAGCACAAGAAGTAATTATCGTTCATCGCTTTTCCCCCAATGGGCAAACCAGTCTGACCGATCCTAATCTTCCTCTACGTGCGGAAATCTTTAATAATGGCACAGAATCAGAACTCAATTTATTCGTTGGAGGAAGACAATACAGTGTATTGGGTAAATATAATCCCGTTTTCAGGGTTACTTCCGAAAGGAGAACTGTAACTGCAACAGGGTCACTCACACCAATTTTGTCTTTCCAGAGAAAGACATCCTTCCCGCCAGGTTCAGGTAGGGCAAATTCAGTGAGTGTCAAATTAGAAAGTATTGATCTTATAACTACAGATGATATTTATTATCAGATCATATTAGGAGGAACGATTAATGGAGGCTTCGTAAACTTTCCAACAGCAACGACTAATATTCCAACTTCGGAAACAGCTCTTCTAATTAACAACACACTAACGACAATAGCGGATGGTCAAGTCCTATTACAAGGCTTAGTAGCCGGAGTTGCGGGAAGTGTCAGAATATCAGCTTCTTCTTCATTATTGGATTTCCAATTACCTGACTCTGAAATTGTGACTTTAGCCGTAGCGAATTTAAGCGGGGGGACTAATCCTGTTACGGCCACCTTCAGTCTTACTGAAGAATGGTAA
- a CDS encoding DUF1572 family protein, which translates to MIELIRHVMEDMNKQLDRIEKSLNLLNDELIWIRIKGSMNSVGNLCLHLAGNEYQNFVSAIGNRPFIRTRTREFTKDGGISREKLILLLRETRKESENVVAALSNDDLSREVIIRYDREDWNRMHRTNRCTEETYDTRVIGRLLIQVSAHYGYHAGRIVVLAKMLQDTQEHVTGQYH; encoded by the coding sequence ATGATTGAACTGATCAGACACGTTATGGAAGACATGAACAAGCAGCTTGACCGTATCGAGAAGAGTTTGAACTTGCTGAATGATGAACTCATTTGGATAAGAATAAAGGGCTCCATGAATAGCGTCGGTAATCTTTGTTTGCATTTGGCAGGTAACGAATATCAGAATTTCGTAAGCGCGATCGGCAACAGACCGTTCATCCGGACGCGAACCCGTGAATTCACGAAGGACGGGGGAATATCGAGAGAAAAGCTGATTCTTCTTCTTCGGGAAACCAGAAAGGAATCGGAAAATGTTGTAGCTGCGTTATCAAACGACGATTTGTCCCGAGAGGTTATCATTCGCTATGACCGTGAGGATTGGAACCGAATGCACCGAACGAATAGGTGTACTGAAGAAACCTACGATACAAGAGTAATCGGTCGTCTGCTTATCCAGGTATCGGCACACTACGGATATCACGCAGGACGGATCGTTGTGCTTGCCAAGATGCTGCAAGATACGCAAGAACATGTCACGGGTCAGTACCATTGA
- a CDS encoding NADP-dependent oxidoreductase, with the protein MQAVVINQYGSKEELVEQEVNKPRAEANQVVVKLEATSINPIDWKLREGYLKEMFDWEFPIILGWDVAGVITEIGANVTKWKVGDRVFSRPETTRFGAYAEYTAVDDYLLAKLPDSISYEEAAAVPLAGLTAWQALFTHGDLKEGETVLIHAGAGGVGIYAIQLAKYAGAHVITTASEKNHELLYSLGADQVIDYKKENFEEILQDIDLVFDTMGGEVAENSYKVLKPNTGRLITIVGEPNHDTAKSHNVLAKGIWLQPDGDQLQRMADLMEEKKIKSVVGATFPFSRQGIYDAHALSETHHAVGKIVITF; encoded by the coding sequence ATGCAAGCAGTTGTGATTAATCAATATGGAAGTAAAGAAGAGTTAGTTGAGCAGGAAGTGAATAAACCAAGGGCAGAAGCCAATCAAGTGGTTGTAAAACTAGAGGCTACATCCATTAATCCAATCGATTGGAAATTAAGAGAGGGTTACTTAAAAGAAATGTTTGATTGGGAATTCCCTATTATCTTAGGTTGGGATGTAGCTGGAGTCATAACTGAAATTGGTGCAAACGTTACGAAGTGGAAAGTTGGGGATCGAGTATTCAGTCGTCCTGAAACAACTCGTTTCGGAGCGTATGCTGAGTATACAGCAGTTGATGATTACCTACTGGCAAAACTACCTGATTCAATCTCATATGAGGAGGCTGCCGCTGTACCTTTAGCTGGTTTAACAGCATGGCAGGCACTGTTTACTCATGGCGATCTAAAAGAAGGTGAAACTGTACTTATTCACGCTGGAGCTGGTGGTGTAGGTATTTATGCGATTCAATTAGCAAAGTATGCCGGCGCTCATGTTATTACAACAGCAAGTGAAAAAAATCATGAACTTCTTTATTCATTAGGTGCTGATCAGGTCATTGATTACAAAAAGGAAAACTTTGAAGAGATTCTACAAGATATAGATTTAGTGTTTGACACGATGGGTGGAGAAGTAGCCGAGAATAGTTATAAGGTGCTTAAGCCAAATACCGGAAGACTGATTACCATTGTTGGTGAACCCAATCATGATACTGCTAAGTCTCACAATGTATTAGCAAAGGGGATTTGGCTACAGCCAGATGGTGATCAATTGCAGAGAATGGCAGATCTGATGGAAGAGAAAAAGATAAAGTCGGTTGTAGGGGCAACATTCCCGTTTAGTAGACAGGGCATTTATGATGCACATGCTTTGAGTGAAACCCACCACGCTGTAGGTAAAATCGTCATTACATTTTAA
- a CDS encoding BCCT family transporter, with product MVFTITIIIVALFAIWGAVAPDQLADVANVAYNFSIQNFGWFYLLATLFFLIFAFYLAFSRFGGIRLGDDDDEPEYSTVSWLSMLFSAGMGIGLVFWGVAEPLSHYLSAPEGAVPETTQAAILSMRYSFFHWGLHPWAIYTVIGLALAYFQFRKGYKGLISSTFIPLIGERLAAGWVGKVIDILAVISTIFGVATSLGLGALQIGGGLNHLFGIPNSTLTQVVIITVVTVLFLISATSGLDKGIKILSNVNLVIAVLLMLFVLVTGPTSFIFDTFTTTLGSYMQNIINMSLRLTPFSRETWIGAWTLFYWAWWISWAPFVGTFIARVSRGRTIKEFVIYVMVIPSLFGFIWFSVFGGTGLHMELFNSAHLAEAVMKDTTTALFLMLEQLPLGTIVAFIATILIMIFFITSADSATFVLGMLTSDGKLDPSTKVKLTWGIMQSAIAVVLLISGGLTGLQTASIVTALPFAIVLIGMCFSLLKALKAEDKERRQKEKRQRQKLKRLLEEQEISLNEISGR from the coding sequence ATGGTATTTACAATCACAATTATCATCGTTGCACTGTTTGCAATATGGGGAGCCGTCGCTCCTGATCAGCTGGCGGATGTGGCTAATGTTGCCTACAACTTCTCTATTCAGAATTTTGGCTGGTTTTATTTGCTAGCGACACTGTTCTTCCTGATCTTTGCTTTCTATCTGGCGTTCAGCCGGTTTGGGGGTATTAGGCTTGGTGATGACGATGATGAGCCGGAGTATTCTACGGTTTCCTGGCTGTCCATGCTGTTTAGCGCGGGTATGGGCATTGGACTGGTTTTCTGGGGAGTAGCTGAACCGCTGTCCCACTATTTATCTGCACCTGAGGGGGCGGTACCCGAAACAACGCAAGCAGCCATACTTTCAATGCGTTATTCCTTTTTCCACTGGGGGCTGCATCCCTGGGCTATCTATACCGTCATCGGCTTAGCGCTTGCTTACTTCCAGTTCCGGAAAGGATACAAAGGGCTGATCAGTTCCACCTTTATTCCTCTGATAGGTGAGCGTCTTGCTGCAGGCTGGGTTGGTAAGGTCATTGATATTCTGGCGGTCATTTCCACCATCTTTGGTGTTGCGACCTCGCTTGGATTGGGTGCACTTCAGATCGGCGGAGGTCTGAATCACTTATTCGGTATTCCTAACTCGACTCTGACTCAGGTTGTCATTATCACAGTTGTAACCGTACTGTTTTTAATCTCGGCAACCTCCGGTCTGGATAAAGGTATTAAGATTCTGAGCAACGTCAACCTCGTTATAGCTGTGCTATTGATGTTGTTTGTATTGGTGACTGGACCGACTTCTTTTATATTTGACACATTCACTACAACCTTGGGCAGTTACATGCAGAATATTATTAACATGAGTTTGAGACTGACGCCGTTCTCAAGAGAAACCTGGATTGGAGCATGGACGTTATTTTACTGGGCATGGTGGATCTCATGGGCTCCTTTTGTCGGCACTTTTATCGCAAGGGTATCCAGAGGAAGAACCATAAAGGAATTTGTAATTTACGTCATGGTTATTCCAAGTCTTTTCGGATTTATCTGGTTCTCCGTCTTCGGCGGAACAGGACTTCACATGGAATTGTTCAATTCCGCTCATCTGGCGGAGGCCGTCATGAAAGATACGACAACCGCTTTGTTCCTTATGCTGGAGCAGCTGCCTTTGGGCACGATCGTGGCATTCATCGCCACAATCCTGATCATGATCTTCTTTATTACGTCGGCTGATTCAGCTACCTTTGTACTTGGCATGCTCACTTCAGATGGCAAGCTGGATCCAAGTACAAAAGTGAAATTAACCTGGGGAATCATGCAGTCCGCCATCGCGGTAGTACTGCTAATCAGCGGGGGGTTAACTGGCCTCCAGACGGCATCCATTGTAACCGCATTGCCGTTCGCTATTGTCCTTATCGGTATGTGTTTCTCCCTGCTCAAGGCTCTAAAGGCTGAGGACAAAGAGCGCCGTCAGAAGGAAAAACGGCAGCGTCAAAAGCTGAAACGACTGCTGGAGGAACAAGAAATCTCGCTGAATGAAATTTCCGGCAGGTAA
- a CDS encoding collagen-like protein, translated as MAILSTGPIENNPVSGLRPTQQLTINIDNRNAVTNAIVLIQGYYLNGTRTEYILELISVNPNQAIKKDYFANLDVFEFVFTTSGLAEQQVEISVWGKNSMGQLVTPHRIVSSELLEANGATGITGATGETGATGVSGATGISGTTGATGATGVTGATGITGPAGGATGETGATGETGATGVTGATGITGVTGETGATGVTGATGISGATGETGATGVTGATGITGVTGETGATGVTGATGITGVTGETGATGVTGATGISGATGETGATGATGATGITGVTGETGATGATGATGITGVTGETGATGATGATGITGETGATGVTGATGITGVTGETGATGATGATGITGVTGETGATGVTGATGITGVTGETGATGATGATGITGVTGETGATGVTGATGITGVTGETGATGVTGATGITGETGATGVTGATGITGVTGETGATGVTGATGITGVTGETGATGATGATGISGATGVSGATGISGATGQTGTSGATGATGSTGATGSTGATGANATIQNGLFNVSVPSVLNATAISYTTVFINGTNILHPTSTTFVLASGHIYLVSYTFRGTSSVVGNVTVTPRINLVFQSRFSGRAVTGTLDANVSVSGTFLADATSTALTIDFLYNGSATATSTDGSVSIIQVQ; from the coding sequence TTGGCCATTTTATCAACTGGACCGATCGAGAATAATCCCGTTAGTGGCTTGAGACCAACACAACAGTTGACCATTAATATTGATAATAGAAATGCCGTTACGAATGCAATTGTTTTAATTCAGGGTTATTACCTAAACGGGACTAGAACGGAATATATACTCGAATTAATTAGCGTAAATCCAAACCAAGCCATCAAAAAAGATTATTTTGCAAACCTAGACGTATTTGAATTTGTCTTTACAACGAGTGGTTTAGCAGAACAACAAGTGGAAATTTCAGTTTGGGGAAAAAATTCCATGGGACAGCTCGTAACGCCTCACCGTATCGTATCTTCAGAATTGTTGGAAGCCAATGGAGCTACAGGCATCACTGGCGCAACTGGGGAGACTGGTGCAACCGGCGTAAGCGGGGCTACGGGGATCTCAGGTACAACCGGTGCGACAGGTGCAACAGGGGTAACTGGAGCTACAGGGATTACAGGCCCCGCTGGAGGTGCAACCGGGGAAACAGGGGCTACCGGGGAAACTGGTGCTACCGGTGTAACCGGAGCCACAGGCATCACTGGCGTAACCGGCGAGACTGGTGCAACCGGCGTAACGGGAGCCACGGGCATCTCAGGTGCAACCGGGGAGACTGGTGCAACGGGTGTAACCGGAGCCACGGGCATCACTGGCGTAACCGGCGAGACTGGTGCAACCGGCGTAACCGGAGCCACGGGCATCACTGGCGTAACCGGCGAGACAGGGGCAACCGGCGTAACGGGAGCTACGGGGATCTCAGGTGCAACCGGGGAGACAGGGGCCACGGGTGCAACCGGAGCCACGGGCATCACTGGCGTAACCGGGGAAACTGGTGCAACGGGTGCAACCGGAGCCACAGGCATCACTGGCGTAACCGGGGAAACTGGTGCAACGGGTGCAACCGGAGCCACAGGCATCACTGGCGAGACAGGGGCAACCGGCGTAACCGGAGCCACAGGCATCACTGGCGTAACCGGCGAGACAGGGGCCACGGGTGCAACCGGAGCCACGGGCATCACTGGCGTAACCGGCGAGACTGGTGCAACCGGCGTAACGGGAGCCACGGGCATCACTGGCGTAACCGGCGAGACTGGTGCAACGGGTGCAACCGGAGCCACGGGCATCACTGGCGTAACCGGCGAGACTGGTGCAACCGGCGTAACGGGAGCCACGGGCATCACTGGCGTAACCGGCGAGACTGGTGCAACGGGTGTAACGGGAGCCACAGGCATCACTGGCGAGACAGGGGCCACGGGTGTAACGGGAGCCACAGGCATCACTGGCGTAACCGGGGAAACTGGTGCAACGGGTGTAACGGGAGCCACAGGCATCACTGGCGTAACCGGCGAGACAGGGGCTACGGGTGCAACCGGAGCCACAGGCATCTCAGGCGCAACGGGCGTATCTGGGGCCACGGGGATCTCAGGTGCGACTGGGCAAACAGGCACAAGTGGGGCAACAGGTGCAACGGGCTCAACTGGAGCCACAGGGAGCACAGGTGCAACCGGGGCAAATGCCACAATACAAAATGGATTATTTAATGTTAGCGTACCTTCTGTTTTAAATGCGACAGCTATTTCGTATACGACTGTATTTATTAATGGCACTAACATATTGCACCCAACAAGTACAACCTTTGTACTAGCATCAGGGCACATTTATTTGGTTTCGTATACGTTTAGAGGAACGAGTTCTGTAGTTGGGAACGTTACGGTTACACCAAGAATTAATCTCGTATTTCAAAGTCGGTTTTCAGGGAGAGCAGTTACAGGAACTTTAGATGCGAATGTAAGTGTATCGGGTACGTTTTTAGCTGATGCTACTTCAACTGCGCTTACAATCGATTTTCTTTATAATGGGTCAGCAACAGCTACATCTACAGATGGTTCTGTTTCAATTATTCAGGTTCAGTAA
- a CDS encoding Lrp/AsnC family transcriptional regulator, whose product MDQTDKRIIEELSQNSRITMKELGERVHLTGPAAAARVEKLENTGVIEGYSIKVNQAKLGCFTYVFLNIYIKDTHHQPFLSFIRAKEDHILNNYKISGDGCYLLECRFPSNEALNQFLLELNHYANYKLSIVIDKT is encoded by the coding sequence TTGGATCAAACAGATAAACGAATTATTGAAGAGCTGAGCCAAAATAGTCGAATTACGATGAAAGAATTAGGGGAAAGAGTTCACCTAACTGGACCTGCAGCAGCGGCCCGGGTAGAAAAACTTGAGAATACTGGAGTTATAGAGGGATACAGCATTAAAGTTAATCAAGCAAAATTAGGATGTTTTACGTATGTATTTCTAAATATCTATATTAAAGATACACACCATCAACCTTTTCTCTCATTCATTCGTGCTAAAGAAGATCACATCCTAAATAATTACAAAATAAGCGGTGATGGATGCTATCTGCTTGAATGTAGGTTTCCAAGTAACGAAGCGTTAAACCAATTTTTATTAGAGTTAAACCATTATGCTAACTACAAATTATCCATTGTAATCGATAAAACCTAA